From a region of the Streptomyces caniferus genome:
- a CDS encoding YjbQ family protein, producing the protein MAGTFTTRTINIAVGATETMHDLTNACSAFLREAAHGRNGLLNVFTPHATSGLAIIETGAGSDNDLLAALREILPADDRWRDRHGRPGHGSDHVLPALVPPHATLPVVEGELELGTSQSVVLVNSNRDSPERQVRLSFLS; encoded by the coding sequence ATGGCCGGAACCTTCACCACCCGCACCATCAACATCGCGGTCGGTGCCACTGAGACCATGCATGACCTGACGAACGCATGCTCCGCGTTTCTCCGGGAGGCCGCTCACGGGCGAAACGGACTGCTGAACGTCTTCACCCCCCACGCGACGTCCGGCCTGGCCATCATCGAGACCGGCGCGGGCAGTGACAATGACCTGTTGGCAGCCCTCCGCGAAATTCTTCCCGCGGACGACCGTTGGCGAGACCGCCACGGCCGTCCAGGCCACGGCAGTGACCACGTGCTCCCGGCTCTGGTACCGCCACACGCCACGTTGCCCGTAGTCGAGGGCGAGCTGGAGCTGGGGACCTCGCAGTCCGTTGTACTGGTGAACAGCAACCGGGACAGCCCCGAACGCCAAGTCCGGCTGTCCTTCCTCAGCTGA